The segment TTACTTATTGGTGTAGGACCAGCATTATCATTAATCATACCTGGACAAAAGGATACTTCAAATCCTGAAGGGCAAGATTTATTCATGCAAAATACACATTTTGGTTGGATCATCGGTGGTGCAATATCAattcaaagaaaaaacaataattcaaAACCAAATCCAAAAATGTGTCATATTACGACCACACAAGCTCTCCAACAACTCACAAAGACTTGGGCCATGGAAGAAGGTCCAAAACAAAAACACTTATCAGAGGAAGAGATGGCATGTGAACCACATTACAAAAATCATACAAAGCGAAACAAAGACGGAAGTTACGTGGTAGCACTTCCATTCAACTCCAAGAAATCTCTCATCGGTGAAACTCGGACTCGAGCTATGAACCGATTAAAATCTCTTGAAAACAAATTCAAAAGAAATCCAGAATTCGCTGAATAATATAAGGTTATTATCCAAGAATACCCAGTTCTAGGACATATGGAACTATCAACGGACTCAACTGGTGCTGAAGGATTCTACCTTCCACATCATGCGGTCGTGAAAGAATCAAGCAGCACTACAAAACTACGAATCGTATTTAGTGGATCTGCCAAGTCAAGCTCTGGAATATCATTAAATGATACGCTGCTAACAGGAGCCACACTACAAAAACCAATATTCATTCACCTAATTCGTTTTCGATTACACCCAATTATTCTTATAGGTGATTTGGAAAAGATGTTTCGTTATGTCTGGGTAAGACCAGAAGACCGTAAATATCTTAAAATCTTGTGAGATCAAACAGGAGAAATCAGGGACTATCAATTGACGATAGATACATTTGGCACTACATCAGCAACGTTCCTGGCAGTCAGAAGTCTTGTGCAAGTAGCCGAGGATGAAAGAAGTAACTTTCCAGAAGCAGCAGACATCATCAAGGAGCAATTCTACGTCGATGACTTAATCGCAGGTACTGATACTGTTAATAAagcaataaaaattagaaacgATTTAACTGAACTACTTAAACGAGGTGGTTTTAATATACGACAATGGGCTTCAAATAATTCAGAAGTCCTGAAAGGAATTCCAGAAGAAcacatcaataaaaaactacaaattGAAGTAGATCCAATGCTAAAAACTTTAGGTATACATTGGCAAACGCAATCAGATGATTTAACTTATACCTTTAACAAGTTACCAATCAACGTAACCATGAGAGTAATCTTAGCTGAAATAGCTAAGATATTTGATCCACTAGGATTATTGGGACCTGTAATTTTAGCCGCGCGGTTAATTCTTCAAGAATGCTGGCGTCAAGAAATTACTTGGGACCAAGAACTTCCAACTTATACAAAATGCTTGGACGTCATATGCATCTGAATTCAATAGCATTAATCAAGTTTTGTACAATCGTCCACTGGTACTGCTAGACACCTGCGATATCCAAATACATGGGTTTGCAGATGCCAGTGAAAAGGCCTATGGTGCATGTATATACCTAAGGCGGACGGCATCATCGGGTGACGTAAGAACGAATCTATTGTGTGCTAAAACCAAAGTTGCACCTCTACAAACTCAAACATTAGCACGATTAGAGCTTTGTGCAGCTCTCATGTTAGCTAATCTATATGATACTATAAAAGAACTTTTACCTACTCAATTATCCAGGGTTATATTCTGGTCAGACTCAACAATAGCTCTTCATTGGATCAAGACACCTCCATACCAGTTGAAAACATTTGTAGCAAATCGAGTATCTCAGATACAAGAAAAAACACCTATTACTAGTTGGAGACACATTAAGTCTAAAGATAATCCTGCAGACGCGTCTTCAAGAGGACTAACACCAAAGGAATTCGTAGATATTCCACTTTAGCCTTCTGGCCCAACCTGGCTAAAGTATCCAGAGAACGACTGgtttatatcaataatatcTACTCCAATCGAAGACAATGAAAGGAAAAAACTCACTTGTCTTACAACTTGCGTAAAAACAAGTTCACTTGATGATTCATTCATCAAATTCTTCAGTTCAGCAAGTAATCTACATCGAGCAATTGCCCGCATCTTGCGTTTGAGTAAAAACAATAAGTATACTGGTGAATATACCCTCGAGGAACTTCGTCAGTCTCaggtaaaaattatcaagttaatacaaaatatacaCTTTACGAAAGATATTCACAACTTGAAACATAAAAAGGAAATACACGAAAACAGTAAATTAAAACATCTTAGTCCATTTTTTGATGACTACGATATAATTCGGGTTGGTGGAAGACTAAATCATGCAAACATTTCATACAATCAAAAACATCCGATAATTTTACCTCAATCACATCCATATACAACCTTGATTATCCAAGAAGCCCATCAAAGGCACTTCCACGCCGGTCCTCAGACAACTTTGTATGTTGTGAGGAGAAACTTCTGGCCGTTAAACGGTCGAAACGAAGTTAAGAGAGTAACATATCGTTGCGTAAGATGCAGAAAATCAAATCCTCAAACAGCTATTTACCCAATGGGACAGCTGCCGAAAGAGCGTGTCACACAAACTCGTCCTTTCCATCATACTGGTGTAGATTACTGCGGTCCATTTTACATCAAGGAGAAGAAACATCGCAATCGTGGCCGAGTCAAAGTGTATGTAGCTGTTTTTGTCTGTCTAGCAGTCAAAGCTACACACTTTGAGGTGGTCAGTGATCTGACCAGTGAGGGATTTATAGCAGCATTGCGGAGATTCATATCACGTCGAGACAAGTGTTACAGCATTCATTCAGATAATGGAACCAACTTCGTTGGTGCCAATAATCAACTAAAAGAGATctatcaacaaattaattcagAGGAACATCAACAGAAAGTACATAGATATCTTACAGAAGAAGGTATAACGGTGGGCCCTGGCTACTGCGTGTCCAGATAGCCAAGAACCacagtcaaataaatttcccgAAATTACtgatttacttaaatttactatcattaattatacttattttattctaaaattctgGTTCCAAAAGACGGGAAATGCTCTCAGGAAGCAAGTACTCGTCCTGACCGGACACGCGGCTGAAAGAAAATTCTTATTCTACGTGACactggtgataattaaatttaagcaagagatcacaataaattttatactttatttaaccaaTAATCCCAATTTACATACAAACTTCCCCTCGTTAGTTattctaaatttatatatatgatcgACTAAAGAGAATTTGTTTAATAAGAACGCGCAATTTTATAGGGCGTGAAATGCGACAATTTTGTCGAATAATTTAAGATTTGGGTTTGCGTTGaagagagagaaaaatataatctatACTTGTAATTTGTTGAGAACTTATCAGAATCTTGATCTGCTTACTGACGTTGCTGGTCGACGATTCTTCTTGGCTTGGTCCTGGTAATGTCTGTGTCCAATAGGTTTCGTCTGGCTTCTGGGATCCGCGTCGGCAGGTTGTCGCACACGAAGAAAAACCACACCACTCCCTTTATACActtggttttatttaattgatcagATAGACGAACTTtagatataatattaatttgctGTATCAAAGCAACACCACGTATCTCAATTaacaagttaaattttaatttaaataaatcatgaaAGACTCAAGCGGAAGGTTTCGTATCACTTCTaataagttgaataaatttattttaatatatcaaagacaagttctaataattaattacttgagcAGAAAGAATTGTGCGTCGGTGCGTCTTCGCTAACCGAACTCGAGTTAACTTAAACTCACTATATCTTATATACAATAATGGTcggaaaagaaatatatacagTAGACAAATTTAGAGAGTGTAAAGTGGATAAGACCGATCAGTTACAGCTCTCGAACTTAAGTGTCGTCTTGTTGATCAATCGTCTTGGGTCAGTTCTCTGGGTCACCAACCTGCGTTGACCCCACCTAATTATGCGCAGGACTAATTTGCGGTCCTATGCTGCGCGAAATCATCCCCAAATTCTAACGCAGAGACTAGACTACTGCACTTGACTCTTAGAGCAAGAAGAGAGAGAGGGGGAGGAAATAAATGAAGCGAGAGAGCCACACTCTCACGTCTTAACTCGCTGCTGCACGGTTACAAAGGAATCCAGTGGAAATTTATTCCTGCAAGATCGCCCAATTTCGGTGGCTTGTGGGAAGCTGCAGTTAAATCATTCAAAGGTCATTTAATGAGAATTGTAGGCGATACACTTCTCACATTTGAAGAACTTAACACCTTTGTAATCGAAATTAAAGCAATACTAAATTCAAGACCTTTAACACCGAGTTCATCAGATCCAAACGATCCCATAGCCATTACACCAGGTCATTTTTTGATTGGTGATTCGATAACGAGTTTGCCTGATTGGGACTGGGCTGATACAGCATCCAATAAATTATCCTCGTGGCAACTAATCCAGAAGCTGAGACAAGCCTTCTGGAAGCGTTGGCATAAAGAATATATTAACGGCTTGAATGTAAGACAGAAGTAGCTAAAAGGTACTCATGACATAAAAGAGGGTACAGTTGTCATTATCAAAGAAGATAATTCACGGCCACGGCATTGGCCAATCGGTCGAGTTATTCAAACGCATCCAGGATCAGATGGAATTACACGTACGGTCACTATCAAGACTGCCCATGGAACTATTGACCGTAACGTGAGAAGACTTGCAATTTTATTACCAGATGAGAATGAAGAC is part of the Microplitis mediator isolate UGA2020A chromosome 11, iyMicMedi2.1, whole genome shotgun sequence genome and harbors:
- the LOC130677762 gene encoding uncharacterized protein LOC130677762, coding for MVTALVNIIDKNKRPIRCKTLLDTAATSNLITERLATSLNLPKQKCSLAVGGLGDIQTSTSFKITATIQSRYNNFEKTLEFFSVPEITKQHPVNYIDITKIPISNKIKQADPTFNIPSNIDLLIGVGPALSLIIPGQKDTSNPEGQDLFMQNTHFGWIIGGAISIQRKNNNSKPNPKMCHITTTQALQQLTKTWAMEEGPKQKHLSEEEMACEPHYKNHTKRNKDGSYVVALPFNSKKSLIGETRTRAMNRLKSLENKFKRNPEFAE
- the LOC130677763 gene encoding uncharacterized protein LOC130677763 → MELSTDSTGAEGFYLPHHAVVKESSSTTKLRIVFSGSAKSSSGISLNDTLLTGATLQKPIFIHLIRFRLHPIILIGDLEKMFRYVWVRPEDHTFGTTSATFLAVRSLVQVAEDERSNFPEAADIIKEQFYVDDLIAGTDTVNKAIKIRNDLTELLKRGGFNIRQWASNNSEVLKGIPEEHINKKLQIEVDPMLKTLGIHWQTQSDDLTYTFNKLPINNAGVKKLLGTKNFQLIQNAWTSYASEFNSINQVLYNRPLVLLDTCDIQIHGFADASEKAYGACIYLRRTASSGDVRTNLLCAKTKVAPLQTQTLARLELCAALMLANLYDTIKELLPTQLSRVIFWSDSTIALHWIKTPPYQLKTFVANRVSQIQEKTPITSWRHIKSKDNPADASSRGLTPKEFYPENDWFISIISTPIEDNERKKLTCLTTCVKTSSLDDSFIKFFSSASNLHRAIARILRLSKNNKYTGEYTLEELRQSQVKIIKLIQNIHFTKDIHNLKHKKEIHENSKLKHLSPFFDDYDIIRVGGRLNHANISYNQKHPIILPQSHPYTTLIIQEAHQRHFHAGPQTTLYVVRRNFWPLNGRNEVKRVTYRCVRCRKSNPQTAIYPMGQLPKERVTQTRPFHHTGVDYCGPFYIKEKKHRNRGRVKVYVAVFVCLAVKATHFEVVSDLTSEGFIAALRRFISRRDKCYSIHSDNGTNFVGANNQLKEIYQQINSEEHQQKVHRYLTEEGIQWKFIPARSPNFGGLWEAAVKSFKGHLMRIVGDTLLTFEELNTFVIEIKAILNSRPLTPSSSDPNDPIAITPGHFLIGDSITSLPDWDWADTASNKLSSWQLIQKLRQAFWKRWHKEYINGLNVRQK